One part of the Coleofasciculus chthonoplastes PCC 7420 genome encodes these proteins:
- a CDS encoding helix-turn-helix domain-containing protein translates to MSRGERVRLRIRELAARENWTLLDVAERSGVPYSTIKTYARSPGMTMVDIGALLKLARTFDVLIEDLFEIVKE, encoded by the coding sequence AACGAGTTCGGTTGCGGATTAGGGAACTAGCTGCCAGGGAGAACTGGACGTTGCTGGATGTCGCTGAACGGTCTGGAGTACCCTATAGTACCATCAAAACCTACGCGCGATCGCCAGGAATGACGATGGTGGATATTGGGGCGTTGCTGAAGTTAGCACGGACATTTGATGTATTGATAGAGGATTTGTTTGAGATTGTGAAGGAGTAG